The following is a genomic window from Streptomyces sp. NBC_01381.
GCATGGCCACGTTCACACGCTGACCGCGACCGGTGTTCTCCCTCTGGAAGAGGGCGGCGAGAATGCCGGCGACGGCATGGATGCCGGTCCCGGAGTCACCGATCTGGGCGCCCGTGGCGAGCGGCGGACCGTCCTCGAAGCCGGTGGTCGACATGGAGCCGCCCATCGCCTGGGCGACCACTTCGTAGGCCTTGAAGTTGGTGTACGGACCGTCTCCGAAGCCCTTGATCGAGGCGTAGACGATCCGCGGGTTGATCTCCTGGATGCGCTCCCACGTGAAGCCCATCCGGTCCACGGCGCCAGGCCCGAAGTTCTCGACCATCACATCGGAGCGGCGGATCAGCTCCGTGAGGAGCTCCTTGCCGCGCTCGGTCTTGGTGTTGAGGGTGATGCTCCGCTTGTTGCAGTTGAGCATCGTGAAGTACAGCGAGTCGACGTCCGGGAGGTCGCGCAGCTGCTTGCGCGTGATGTCCCCGGAGGGTGCCTCCAGCTTCACCACGTCCGCGCCGAGCCAGGCGAGGAGCTGGGTGGCGGATGGCCCGGACTGGACATGCGTCATGTCGAGGACGCGTACGCCCTCAAGAGCCTTGGTCGTCATCGAACGGGCTCCTCACTTGTACATGGTCTGGTTCATGGTTCCGGGGGCGTACGCGTCCGGATCGACCCATACGTTGATCAGCGACGGCTTGCCGGACTCGCGCGCCCGCCGGAGCGCGGGACCGATGTCGGCGGGGTCGCGGACCTCTTCGCCGTAACCGCCAAGCATCTGGGCGAACTTGTCGTAGTGGACGTCTCCGAGGGTGTTGCCGACGCGCTCGCGCTCCTCGCCGTACTTGGCCTTCTGGCCGTAACGGATCTGGTTCATCGAGGAGTTGTTGCCGACGATCCCGACGAAGGGCAGGTTGTAGCGGACGAGCGTCTCGAAGTCCCACCCGGTCAGCGAGAAGGCGCCGTCTCCGAAGAGGGCCACCACCTCCTTGTCGGGCCGCGCCTGCTTGGCGGCGAGCACGAAGGGGATGCCGACGCCGAGCGTGCCGAGCGGTCCGGGGTCCATCCAGTGGCCCGGCGACTTGGGCTGTACGACCTGCCCGGAGAAGGTGACGATGTCGCCGCCGTCGCCGATGTAGATCGAGTCCTCCGTAAGGAAGTCGTTGATCTCGCTGACGAGACGGTACGGGTGGATGGGCGAGGCGTCGGAGCGGAGGTTCGGCAGCCGCTTCTCGATCGCCGTCTGTTCGGCGGCCCGCAGCTCGTCGATCCACTCCTTGCGCTTGGAAGCCCCTCCGTTGACACGGCCGGACGCCGCCTCGGTGACCGACTTCAGGATCAGTCCCGCGTCGCCCACGATGCCGAGATCGATGTCCCTGTTCTTGCCGACGGTGCGGTAGTCGAGGTCGATCTGTACGACGGTCGCGTCCTGCGAGAGCCGCTTGCCGTAGCCCATGCGGAAGTCGAACGGCGTTCCCACGATGACGATGAGGTCGGCGTTGGAGAAGGCGTACCGCCGTGAGAGCTGGAAGTGGTGCGGGTCGCCCGGCGGCAGCGTCCCGCGTCCCGCGCCGTTCATGTAGGCGGGCACGTTCAGGGCGCGTACGAGCTCGATGGCCGACTCCGTGCCACGCGTCGTCCACACCTGGCTGCCGAGCAGGATCGCGGGCTTCTCGGCGTGCACGAGCAGATCGGCGAGCTTCTCGACGGCTTCGGGGTCGCCGGCCGAGCGGGTCGACGCGCGGTACTGCCCTGCCTGCGGGACCCGCGCCTTGTCCACCGGCACCTTGGCGTCGAGCACATCGCGCGGTATCTCCAGGAAGGACGGCCCCGGAGCGCCGTGGTAGCACTCGCGGAACGCCATGGACACCATGTCGGCGGCGCGCGCCGTGTCCGGCACGGTCGCGGCGAACTTGGTGATCGGCGTCATCATGTCGACGTGCGGAAGGTCCTGGAGGGACCCCATCTTGTGCTGGGTGTGCGCCCCTTGGCCGCCGATGAGCAGCATCGGGGACTCCGCGCGGAAGGCGTTCGCGACGCCCGTGACGGCATCCGTCGTCCCCGGTCCCGCGGTCACCACGGCACACCCCGGCTTGCCCGTGAGGCGTGCGTACCCGTCGGCCGCGTGGGCGGCGACCTGTTCGTGGCGTACGTCGACGACATCGATGCCCTCGTCGACGCAGCCGTCGTAGATGTCGATGATGTGGCCGCCGCAGAGGGTGTAGATGACCTCCACACCCTCCGCTTTGAGTGCCTTGGCGACCAGGTGCCCACCGGAGATCTGGGGGGCCTGGTTGGTGTCGCTGCTGCCGTCGGGCATGGCGAAGTCCTGTCCCTTCGTAGGGGAGTTGGAGCGCTCACACGCTGCTCGTAGGTGCTCTCACGGTAGATTGCA
Proteins encoded in this region:
- a CDS encoding thiamine pyrophosphate-binding protein; the protein is MPDGSSDTNQAPQISGGHLVAKALKAEGVEVIYTLCGGHIIDIYDGCVDEGIDVVDVRHEQVAAHAADGYARLTGKPGCAVVTAGPGTTDAVTGVANAFRAESPMLLIGGQGAHTQHKMGSLQDLPHVDMMTPITKFAATVPDTARAADMVSMAFRECYHGAPGPSFLEIPRDVLDAKVPVDKARVPQAGQYRASTRSAGDPEAVEKLADLLVHAEKPAILLGSQVWTTRGTESAIELVRALNVPAYMNGAGRGTLPPGDPHHFQLSRRYAFSNADLIVIVGTPFDFRMGYGKRLSQDATVVQIDLDYRTVGKNRDIDLGIVGDAGLILKSVTEAASGRVNGGASKRKEWIDELRAAEQTAIEKRLPNLRSDASPIHPYRLVSEINDFLTEDSIYIGDGGDIVTFSGQVVQPKSPGHWMDPGPLGTLGVGIPFVLAAKQARPDKEVVALFGDGAFSLTGWDFETLVRYNLPFVGIVGNNSSMNQIRYGQKAKYGEERERVGNTLGDVHYDKFAQMLGGYGEEVRDPADIGPALRRARESGKPSLINVWVDPDAYAPGTMNQTMYK